A stretch of the Macaca mulatta isolate MMU2019108-1 chromosome 14, T2T-MMU8v2.0, whole genome shotgun sequence genome encodes the following:
- the ALDH3B1 gene encoding aldehyde dehydrogenase family 3 member B1 isoform X6 translates to MDPFEDTLRRLREAFHMGRTRSAEFRAAQLRGLGRFLHENKQLLHHALAQDLHKSAFESELSEVAISQGEITLALRNLRAWMKDEHVPKNLATQLDSAFIRKEPFGLVLIIAPWNYPLNLTLVPLVGALAAGNCVVLKPSEISKSMEKVLAEVLPRYLDESCFAVVLGGPQETGQLLEHRFDYIFFTGSPRVGKIVMTAAAKHLTPVTLELGGKNPCYVDDNCDPQTVANRVAWFRYFNAGQTCVAPDYVLCSPEMQERLLPALQSTITRFYGDDPQSSPNLGRIINQKQFQRLRALLGCGHVAIGGQSDESDRYIAPTVLVDVQETEPVMQEEIFGPILPIVNVRSVDEAIEFINRREKPLALYAFSNSSQVVKRVLTQTSSGGFCGNDGFMHMTLASLPFGGVGRCLLPCPSTPRA, encoded by the exons ATGGACCCCTTTGAGGACACGCTGCGGCGGCTGCGGGAGGCCTTCCACATGGGGCGCACGCGGTCGGCTGAGTTCCGGGCTGCGCAGCTCCGAGGCCTGGGCCGCTTCCTGCACGAAAACAAGCAGCTTCTGCATCACGCGCTGGCCCAGGACCTGCACAAG TCGGCCTTCGAGTCGGAGCTGTCCGAGGTTGCCATCAGCCAGGGCGAGATCACCCTGGCCCTGAGGAACCTCCGGGCCTGGATGAAGGACGAGCATGTGCCCAAGAACCTG gccacacagctggaCTCCGCCTTCATCCGGAAGGAGCCCTTTGGCCTGGTCCTCATCATTGCGCCCTGGAACTATCCCCTGAACCTGACGCTGGTGCCCCTCGTGGGTGCCCTCGCTGCAG GGAACTGCGTGGTGCTGAAGCCATCAGAGATTAGCAAGAGCATGGAGAAGGTCCTGGCCGAAGTGCTGCCCCGATACCTGGACGAG AGCTGCTTTGCCGTGGTGCTGGGGGGGCCCCAGGAGACGGGGCAGCTGCTGGAGCACAGATTCGACTACATCTTCTTCACAG GGAGCCCTCGTGTGGGCAAGATTGTCATGACTGCTGCCGCCAAGCACCTGACACCTGTCACCCTGGAGCTGGGGGGCAAGAACCCCTGCTACGTGGACGACAACTGCGACCCCCAGACCGTGGCCAACCGCGTGGCCTGGTTCCGCTACTTCAACGCCGGCCAGACCTGCGTGGCCCCCGACTACGTCCTGTGCAGCCCCGAGATGCAGGAGAGGCTGCTGCCCGCCCTGCAGAGCACCATCACCCGTTTCTATGGCGACGACCCCCAGAGCTCCCCAAACCTGGGCCGCATCATCAACCAGAAACAGTTCCAGCGGCTGCGGGCACTGCTGGGCTGTGGCCACGTGGCCATTGGGGGCCAGAGTGACGAGAGCGATCGCTACATCG CCCCCACAGTGCTGGTGGACGTGCAGGAGACGGAGCCGGTGATGCAGGAGGAGATCTTCGGGCCCATCCTGCCCATCGTGAACGTGCGGAGCGTGGACGAGGCCATCGAGTTCATCAACAGGCGGGAGAAGCCCCTGGCCCTGTACGCCTTCTCCAACAGCAGCCAG GTGGTCAAGCGGGTGCTGACCCAGACCAGCAGCGGGGGCTTCTGTGGGAACGACGGCTTCATGCACATGACCCTGGCCAGCCTGCCTTTTGGAGGAGTGGGTAGGTGCCTGCTACCCTGCCCTTCT ACCCCCAGGGCCTGA